From the genome of Halobellus litoreus, one region includes:
- a CDS encoding redox-regulated ATPase YchF, with the protein MSYKIGLVGKPSVGKSSFFNAATMNDVPEGAYPFTTIDPSVGEAYVRVDCAAPEFDETCTPSVGFCDDGTRFVPVKLVDVAGLIPGAHEGKGLGNQFLTDLNEADVLVHVVDFSGETDLEGEPTEDHDPREDIDFLENELDMWYLDVLEKGIERYRSGYEGEEKKVEADLAEQMSAFKTNKDEIKQILLATDAGLDPDEWDEETKARVAREIRKRTKPIVIAANKMDKPAAQEHYDAVTSDPDYDHLTFVPTSAHAEKALKQAEEAGVVDYQPGSAEFDIVGEPSEEQAAGLEQIREYVEAFDGTGVQDVLESALFDVMGAIAIFPGSANGRSDSQGVFRDCFILPAESTTEDFAYHLHSDIGDGLLHGIDCRSERQVGSDHELGHRDVVEIVTTN; encoded by the coding sequence ATGAGCTACAAGATCGGACTCGTCGGCAAGCCCTCCGTCGGCAAGTCCTCCTTCTTCAACGCGGCGACGATGAACGACGTGCCCGAGGGCGCGTACCCGTTCACGACCATCGATCCCTCCGTCGGCGAGGCGTACGTCCGCGTCGACTGCGCCGCGCCCGAGTTCGACGAGACGTGTACCCCTTCCGTGGGCTTTTGCGACGACGGCACGCGGTTCGTCCCGGTGAAACTCGTCGACGTCGCCGGGCTCATTCCCGGCGCGCACGAGGGCAAGGGGCTCGGAAACCAGTTTCTCACCGACCTCAACGAGGCGGACGTGCTCGTCCACGTCGTCGACTTCTCCGGCGAGACGGACCTCGAAGGCGAGCCGACCGAGGACCACGACCCCCGCGAGGACATCGACTTCCTCGAAAACGAACTCGATATGTGGTATCTCGACGTCTTAGAGAAGGGAATCGAGCGGTACCGCTCGGGGTACGAGGGCGAGGAGAAGAAGGTCGAAGCGGACCTCGCAGAGCAGATGTCCGCGTTCAAGACGAACAAGGACGAGATCAAACAGATCCTGCTCGCGACCGACGCGGGACTCGACCCCGACGAGTGGGACGAAGAGACCAAAGCCCGCGTCGCCCGCGAGATCAGAAAGCGGACGAAGCCAATCGTGATCGCGGCGAACAAGATGGACAAGCCGGCAGCCCAGGAACACTACGACGCCGTGACCTCGGACCCCGACTACGACCATCTGACGTTCGTCCCCACGAGCGCGCACGCGGAGAAAGCACTGAAGCAGGCCGAAGAGGCAGGTGTCGTCGACTACCAGCCCGGGAGTGCGGAGTTCGATATCGTCGGCGAGCCCTCCGAGGAGCAGGCCGCAGGCCTCGAACAGATCCGCGAGTACGTCGAGGCGTTCGACGGAACGGGCGTTCAGGACGTCCTCGAATCCGCGCTGTTCGACGTGATGGGTGCGATCGCGATCTTCCCGGGAAGCGCGAACGGTCGCAGCGATTCCCAGGGCGTCTTTCGCGACTGCTTTATCCTCCCGGCGGAGTCGACGACCGAGGACTTCGCGTACCACCTCCACTCGGACATCGGCGACGGACTCCTGCACGGGATCGACTGCCGCTCGGAGCGTCAGGTCGGCTCCGATCACGAACTCGGCCATCGCGACGTCGTCGAGATCGTCACGACGAACTGA
- a CDS encoding cyclodeaminase/cyclohydrolase family protein has translation MSYDDVRIGRFLDDVASARVAPAGGTVVAVAGAMGAALCEMACVHTINAREADDGDEGAAPERSFEDLREDFARQRRRLLALADQDATLVDDLFGGDASEPTERLEKRATGIPLATAEASLIVLEEAAVVVDRGRSGVVADARAGAYLADATLRASLSTVRVNATALSDRPFAETMTERADTLAKSAAAVRRDVLQDGR, from the coding sequence ATGAGCTACGACGACGTCCGGATCGGAAGGTTTCTCGACGACGTCGCCTCCGCGCGAGTCGCGCCGGCGGGCGGCACCGTCGTCGCCGTCGCCGGCGCGATGGGGGCGGCGCTGTGTGAGATGGCCTGCGTCCACACGATCAACGCGCGTGAGGCAGACGACGGAGATGAGGGCGCTGCGCCGGAGCGGTCGTTCGAGGACCTTCGCGAGGACTTCGCCCGGCAGCGACGCAGGCTGTTGGCGCTCGCGGACCAGGACGCGACGCTCGTCGACGACCTGTTCGGCGGCGACGCGAGCGAACCGACCGAGCGGCTCGAAAAGCGCGCCACGGGAATCCCGCTCGCGACCGCGGAGGCGTCCCTGATCGTCCTGGAAGAGGCGGCCGTCGTCGTCGATCGCGGGCGGTCCGGAGTCGTCGCCGACGCGAGGGCGGGAGCGTACCTCGCCGACGCCACGCTTCGGGCGTCGCTTTCGACCGTTCGAGTGAACGCGACCGCGCTCTCGGACCGTCCGTTCGCCGAGACGATGACTGAACGTGCCGACACCCTCGCGAAGTCGGCCGCGGCGGTTCGTCGCGACGTCTTGCAGGACGGCCGTTAG
- a CDS encoding hybrid sensor histidine kinase/response regulator: MDGLIRVLYVESDPQFRALTTESLQRASDAIEVVSEPSPDDGLATIRNGEIDCVVADHEFAETTGLELLDAVREEYPDLPFILFTGTGSEAVASKAISAGVTDYLQKRGSAEQYAVLANRIENAVERRRADRRAEHQKRRLETLISNLPGIVYRCRNEPGWPMEYVAGESEALVGYPAEALADNEVNWGEEVLYPDDRERAWEEVQAAIDRGEPFECTYRVVTRDGDVRWMWERGRPVTDSGTDVGVEPINGADSGDGDDSTADGRTVALEGFITDVTDSKRRERALERSERRFRAIFDDPNLLVGLLDTDGRIEEVNRTAVEYAGVDPADVIGEDFWETPWWTAEMREDVREWVQLAVDGEYVSYEATHPNPRGDPITVQGFFRPVTDDAGSVTAIVVSARDVTARREREEKLERQYERLDEFASFVSHDFQSPIAAARGRLELARETDDDTHVERALDAVERIDELRSDLVETLRSGEIVSEPAILTVEDVLETVWETVDPPAAASLRIDGTIEIAADGEALQRLLENFVRNSVEHGGDDVDVRVGEADGGFYYEDSGPGIDPERRPRVFAPGFSTKRDDDGTGMGLASVRQIVSAHGWDIDIGDAQRLDGVRFEIHTE, from the coding sequence ATGGACGGTCTGATTCGCGTTCTCTACGTCGAATCCGATCCGCAGTTCCGAGCGCTGACGACCGAATCGCTACAGCGGGCGAGCGATGCCATCGAAGTCGTGTCCGAACCGAGTCCCGACGACGGACTCGCGACGATCCGAAACGGCGAGATCGACTGCGTCGTCGCCGACCACGAGTTCGCGGAGACGACCGGTCTCGAACTGCTCGACGCGGTTCGAGAGGAGTATCCGGACCTCCCGTTCATCCTCTTTACCGGAACCGGCTCGGAGGCGGTCGCGAGCAAAGCGATTTCGGCGGGCGTAACCGACTACCTCCAGAAGCGAGGCTCTGCAGAACAGTACGCCGTCCTCGCGAACCGGATCGAGAACGCCGTGGAACGACGGCGTGCGGATCGGCGGGCCGAACACCAGAAACGACGGCTCGAAACCCTCATCAGCAACCTCCCGGGCATCGTCTATCGGTGTCGAAACGAGCCCGGATGGCCGATGGAGTACGTCGCGGGCGAGAGCGAGGCTCTCGTCGGCTACCCCGCGGAGGCACTGGCAGACAACGAGGTGAACTGGGGCGAAGAGGTGCTGTACCCCGACGATCGGGAACGGGCGTGGGAGGAGGTCCAGGCGGCGATCGACCGGGGAGAGCCGTTCGAGTGCACGTACCGCGTCGTGACTCGCGACGGGGACGTCCGATGGATGTGGGAGCGCGGTCGTCCCGTAACCGACTCGGGTACCGATGTCGGCGTCGAACCGATCAACGGCGCCGACTCGGGCGACGGCGACGACTCGACTGCCGACGGTCGGACGGTGGCCCTCGAAGGCTTCATCACCGACGTTACCGACTCGAAACGTCGCGAACGGGCACTCGAGCGGAGCGAACGGCGGTTCCGCGCGATCTTCGACGATCCGAACCTGTTGGTCGGGCTTCTCGACACCGACGGCCGGATCGAGGAGGTCAATCGAACCGCGGTCGAGTACGCGGGTGTCGACCCTGCGGACGTGATCGGCGAGGACTTCTGGGAGACGCCCTGGTGGACTGCGGAGATGCGCGAGGACGTCAGAGAGTGGGTGCAACTCGCCGTCGACGGGGAGTACGTGAGCTACGAGGCCACGCACCCGAACCCTCGGGGCGACCCGATCACCGTTCAGGGGTTCTTCAGGCCGGTGACGGACGACGCCGGGTCCGTGACGGCGATCGTGGTGTCCGCGCGTGACGTCACCGCGCGACGGGAGCGAGAGGAGAAACTCGAGCGGCAGTACGAGCGACTCGACGAGTTCGCGAGTTTCGTCTCGCACGACTTTCAGAGCCCGATTGCGGCGGCTCGCGGCCGACTGGAACTGGCCCGGGAGACGGACGACGACACCCACGTCGAACGGGCGCTCGACGCCGTCGAACGGATCGACGAACTCCGGTCCGACCTCGTCGAAACCCTCCGGAGCGGGGAGATCGTCTCGGAGCCGGCGATCCTCACCGTCGAGGACGTTCTCGAAACGGTCTGGGAAACGGTGGACCCGCCGGCGGCGGCCTCGTTGCGGATCGACGGGACGATCGAGATCGCAGCCGACGGCGAGGCGCTCCAGCGACTCCTGGAGAACTTCGTCCGGAACTCCGTCGAGCACGGCGGGGACGACGTCGACGTTCGCGTCGGCGAGGCCGACGGCGGGTTCTATTACGAGGACTCCGGTCCGGGGATCGATCCGGAGCGCCGCCCCCGAGTGTTCGCGCCGGGGTTCTCGACGAAACGCGACGACGACGGGACTGGGATGGGGCTCGCGAGCGTCAGGCAGATCGTGTCCGCACACGGCTGGGACATCGACATCGGGGACGCACAGCGGCTGGACGGCGTTCGATTCGAGATTCACACGGAGTGA
- a CDS encoding universal stress protein: MFENILLATGGETASDRATEHAIELAAHHDATLHVLYVVDSDVYDAYSGDEYVDGREGPEHGLEEVGEEAIASVSERAAERGVDVEGHIEHGQPPETIVEFAREAGVDLVVLGTRRRPDEYRSLLGSVTDRVLRLAEMPVTVVKTPITS, from the coding sequence ATGTTCGAGAACATACTACTCGCGACAGGCGGAGAGACCGCGTCCGACAGAGCGACCGAACACGCGATCGAACTGGCCGCACACCACGACGCCACGCTGCACGTCCTGTACGTCGTCGACAGCGACGTCTACGACGCTTACAGCGGTGACGAGTACGTCGACGGCCGGGAAGGGCCGGAGCACGGCCTCGAGGAGGTCGGCGAGGAGGCCATCGCGTCGGTGTCCGAACGAGCGGCCGAACGTGGTGTCGACGTCGAAGGCCACATCGAGCACGGGCAACCCCCGGAAACCATCGTCGAGTTCGCCCGCGAGGCCGGCGTGGACCTCGTGGTGCTCGGAACCCGGCGGCGCCCCGACGAGTACCGGAGCCTGCTCGGGAGCGTCACCGACCGCGTTCTCCGTCTCGCGGAGATGCCGGTAACGGTGGTCAAGACACCCATCACGTCCTGA
- a CDS encoding ABC transporter ATP-binding protein: MDGRVTISELEKVYGEGPERTKAIENLSFEVEGGEFVSVVGPSGCGKSTLLYLIAGFLDVTSGTIAVDDEPIDGPGTDRGVVFQDYALFPWRTVFENVTYGLEEDGVPKEERQSIAQKYIDLVDLDGFEDKYPKELSGGMKQRVGIARTLAYEPKILLMDEPFGALDQPLREALQDQLRDIWDDLGKTIVFITHDVEEAVYLSERVLIMTRHPGTKKTVTEVGLDRSGTREDIVTSDAFADYKNSVWKSLHEETQTEVKL, encoded by the coding sequence ATGGACGGACGCGTCACGATATCCGAACTGGAGAAGGTGTACGGTGAGGGCCCAGAGCGGACCAAGGCGATCGAGAACCTCTCCTTCGAGGTCGAGGGCGGCGAGTTCGTCAGCGTCGTCGGGCCGAGCGGGTGCGGCAAGAGTACGCTCTTGTACCTCATCGCGGGCTTTCTCGACGTCACCTCGGGGACCATCGCCGTCGACGACGAACCGATCGACGGTCCCGGGACCGACCGCGGGGTCGTGTTCCAAGACTACGCGCTGTTCCCCTGGCGGACCGTCTTCGAGAACGTCACGTACGGTCTCGAGGAGGACGGCGTTCCGAAGGAAGAACGACAGAGCATCGCGCAGAAGTACATCGACCTGGTCGACCTCGACGGCTTCGAGGACAAGTACCCCAAAGAGCTCTCCGGCGGGATGAAACAGCGCGTCGGCATCGCCCGGACGCTCGCCTACGAGCCGAAGATCCTGCTGATGGACGAGCCGTTCGGCGCGCTCGACCAGCCCCTTCGCGAGGCGCTCCAAGACCAACTGCGGGACATCTGGGACGACCTCGGGAAGACGATCGTGTTCATCACCCACGACGTCGAGGAGGCCGTCTACCTCTCCGAGCGCGTGCTGATTATGACGCGACACCCCGGGACGAAGAAGACGGTCACGGAGGTCGGCCTGGACCGCTCGGGCACGCGGGAGGACATCGTCACCTCCGACGCCTTCGCCGATTACAAAAACTCCGTCTGGAAGTCCCTCCACGAAGAGACCCAAACGGAGGTGAAGTTGTAA
- a CDS encoding ABC transporter permease: MRHATSRRIEGLPAPVQGVAQTLVDWIPLGILVVLWEIASGTVVAEAVLPPPTIVASRITDLVVTGEVFSHLFISLFRIGVGLGLSISIGVLLGIGMARSDPVENFFDIFLSMTYPIPKTALVPLAILWLGVGTEAAILIVFLACLLPIVLNSYNAAVDVDQNLVWSAQMMGTGEREMLYKVVFPATIPEIMTGIRQAVPIAFIALVSAELIASNQGIGYLILTSGQIGNYPTMFANIVIISAVAFAAVRGFEETRNRVLVWT, encoded by the coding sequence GTGCGACACGCGACTTCACGCCGTATCGAGGGGCTTCCGGCACCCGTCCAGGGCGTCGCCCAGACGCTCGTCGACTGGATCCCGCTCGGCATCCTCGTCGTGCTCTGGGAGATCGCGAGCGGTACGGTCGTCGCGGAGGCGGTCCTTCCCCCACCGACCATCGTTGCGAGCCGCATCACGGATCTCGTCGTCACCGGCGAGGTGTTCTCTCACCTGTTCATCTCGCTGTTCCGAATCGGCGTCGGGCTGGGATTGAGCATCTCCATCGGGGTGCTCCTCGGGATCGGGATGGCCCGTTCGGACCCCGTCGAGAACTTCTTCGACATCTTCCTCTCGATGACCTACCCCATCCCGAAGACGGCGCTGGTTCCGCTCGCGATCCTGTGGCTCGGCGTCGGCACCGAAGCGGCGATCCTCATCGTGTTCCTCGCGTGCCTGCTTCCCATCGTGCTGAACTCCTACAACGCGGCCGTCGACGTCGATCAAAACCTCGTCTGGTCGGCGCAGATGATGGGGACGGGCGAACGCGAGATGCTGTACAAGGTGGTCTTTCCGGCGACGATCCCGGAGATTATGACGGGGATCAGACAGGCGGTCCCAATCGCGTTCATCGCGCTTGTGAGTGCCGAACTCATCGCGTCGAACCAGGGCATCGGCTACCTGATCCTCACGTCCGGACAGATCGGCAACTACCCGACGATGTTCGCGAACATCGTCATCATCTCCGCGGTCGCGTTCGCCGCGGTCCGTGGCTTCGAGGAGACGCGTAACAGGGTGTTAGTATGGACGTAA
- a CDS encoding ABC transporter permease gives MDVTADAEGEFDLSRFIDIGKSIYSLVILLVLWEIVGQLGLIHYYFLPPLSAIIARFVELTMSGEMLYNAYLTLYRALIGLAIASVFGVIVGVLSARNDLVDWFFDPIIKIGYPIPIISLIPVFMLWFGIGDLSKIIMVAVGTFWPVAVNARDSTRQVQTNLIWSAQMMGTGDRRLLWRVIMPAALPGILTGFQIAMPLSLIITFVFEMVAGGGGLGALEIQGVRSFQSEQVYAAIIAIMFIGIGLDRLLRITRNRLLHWT, from the coding sequence ATGGACGTAACCGCAGACGCCGAGGGCGAATTCGACCTGTCGCGGTTCATCGACATCGGGAAGTCCATCTACTCGCTCGTGATCCTCCTCGTCCTCTGGGAGATCGTCGGCCAACTCGGACTGATCCACTACTACTTCCTGCCGCCGCTGTCGGCGATCATCGCGCGGTTCGTCGAACTGACGATGTCCGGTGAGATGCTGTACAACGCGTATCTGACCCTCTATCGGGCGCTCATCGGGCTCGCCATCGCATCGGTCTTCGGCGTGATCGTCGGCGTCCTCTCGGCGCGAAACGACCTCGTCGATTGGTTCTTCGATCCGATCATCAAGATCGGCTATCCCATCCCGATCATCTCGCTCATCCCGGTGTTTATGCTCTGGTTCGGGATCGGCGACCTCTCGAAGATCATTATGGTCGCCGTCGGTACGTTCTGGCCCGTCGCCGTCAACGCGCGCGACAGCACGCGACAGGTCCAGACGAACCTCATCTGGTCGGCGCAGATGATGGGTACCGGCGACCGCCGACTCCTCTGGCGCGTGATTATGCCGGCGGCGCTGCCCGGTATCCTGACCGGCTTTCAGATCGCGATGCCGCTGTCGCTTATCATCACGTTCGTCTTCGAGATGGTCGCCGGCGGTGGCGGACTCGGGGCCCTCGAGATTCAGGGCGTCCGGTCCTTCCAGTCCGAGCAGGTCTACGCCGCGATTATCGCGATTATGTTCATCGGTATCGGCCTCGACAGACTGCTCCGGATCACCCGAAATCGGCTCCTCCACTGGACGTAG
- a CDS encoding amidohydrolase family protein produces MIDAAEERVVDCDWHYQDSFKEVAEYMPEPWNTKYKNSNWDDAGVKQNLSSFFPTSTGDRQNYGKVLREHSNYPDEPEEPERVREGMDFLDIDISLQISHLILAMGGVNADDERIQAFTEAYVEYMLAEVLDPDDGVYGLAPVPYGDIDASLRILDRVEDEEAFVGACFVTAGASPPLGNRKYDPIYERCEDMDLPVVYHTGGSGLDEYVRAGYQEMIETHTLGFLESNMSQIVSVACQGVPEKYPDLDIVFMESGVTYIPGLVSRLDEEYLKRPEEAPLLDTRPSEYITDFYFGTQPLEISARNDLLELCFDMIGTDRLLYASDYPHWDFDSPSVINDLPMLDDDDRRAILAGNAMEVFGV; encoded by the coding sequence ATGATCGACGCGGCCGAGGAGCGGGTCGTCGACTGCGACTGGCACTATCAGGACTCGTTCAAGGAAGTCGCGGAGTACATGCCGGAACCGTGGAACACGAAGTACAAGAACAGCAACTGGGACGACGCCGGGGTGAAACAGAACCTCAGTTCGTTCTTCCCCACGTCGACGGGCGACAGACAGAATTACGGCAAGGTGCTGCGGGAGCACTCGAACTACCCCGACGAACCCGAGGAGCCGGAACGCGTCCGCGAGGGGATGGACTTCCTCGATATCGACATCTCCCTGCAGATCTCGCATCTCATCCTCGCGATGGGCGGGGTCAACGCCGACGACGAGCGCATCCAGGCGTTCACCGAAGCGTACGTCGAGTATATGTTGGCGGAGGTGCTGGACCCCGACGACGGCGTCTACGGTCTCGCGCCGGTCCCGTACGGCGACATCGACGCCTCACTTCGGATCCTCGATCGCGTCGAGGACGAGGAGGCGTTCGTGGGAGCGTGCTTCGTCACGGCGGGGGCGAGCCCGCCGCTCGGCAATCGGAAGTACGATCCGATCTACGAGCGCTGCGAAGATATGGACCTCCCGGTGGTCTATCACACGGGCGGGTCGGGACTCGACGAGTACGTCCGCGCCGGATACCAGGAAATGATCGAGACCCACACGCTCGGATTCCTCGAATCGAATATGTCCCAGATCGTCAGCGTCGCCTGCCAGGGCGTCCCCGAGAAGTACCCCGACCTCGACATCGTCTTTATGGAGTCGGGCGTCACCTACATACCCGGCTTGGTGAGTCGTCTCGACGAGGAGTACCTCAAGCGCCCCGAAGAAGCGCCGCTGCTGGACACCCGCCCCAGCGAGTACATCACGGACTTCTACTTCGGGACCCAACCGCTGGAGATCTCCGCCCGCAACGATCTGCTCGAACTCTGCTTCGATATGATCGGCACGGACAGACTCCTGTACGCTTCGGACTACCCGCACTGGGACTTCGACAGCCCCTCGGTCATCAACGACCTGCCGATGCTCGACGACGACGACCGCCGCGCGATTCTCGCCGGCAACGCGATGGAGGTGTTCGGGGTATGA
- a CDS encoding Rieske (2Fe-2S) protein, which yields MSADGLVEVGPANEFDDGDHALVEVGRAEVGVIKAEGEFYAMRNQCPHDGGPVCKGNVQRELVGEFTGTGERIDQHYSDNCIVSCPWHGWSFELETGKHIGDDRIRVPTYDVVVEDGVVYVDSGD from the coding sequence ATGAGCGCCGACGGTCTCGTCGAGGTCGGCCCTGCGAATGAGTTCGACGACGGCGACCACGCACTCGTCGAGGTCGGCCGCGCGGAGGTCGGCGTGATCAAGGCGGAGGGCGAGTTCTACGCGATGCGGAACCAGTGTCCGCACGACGGCGGCCCGGTCTGCAAGGGGAACGTCCAGCGCGAACTCGTCGGCGAGTTCACCGGGACGGGCGAGCGCATCGACCAGCACTACAGCGACAACTGCATCGTCTCCTGCCCGTGGCACGGGTGGTCCTTCGAGTTGGAGACGGGCAAGCACATCGGAGACGATCGGATCAGGGTTCCGACGTACGACGTCGTCGTCGAGGACGGCGTGGTGTACGTCGACAGCGGCGACTAA
- a CDS encoding malate dehydrogenase translates to MHVAIIGGASTIGSTVAYTLAGLAPTVDVSLVDINEGAAWAHAKDVSHASYHFSNAPGETVSGDDIGTVQSATPDDLADLDPDLIVFNAAAPQPEDATDRGARDAELDRNLSIVEDVAEDLRPLDPTPLLVVTNPIDRLVYQFYSLLEWPRRCFLGYSLSETARVADALGSELGVHPNDVYCPMMGEHGEHVVPILSRARVGGDAVATDDLDRDEIREYVLDIPFDIAKERGVDETSRWVTSAGVTRVIRSVMAGSTAGGDDPRGRLGEPFCLSTPLDGEYGFEDLALSVPVDLDEGGVDEIHEWDLAAEEADELAVAADAVRTDLERIGAKGYDS, encoded by the coding sequence ATGCACGTCGCGATCATCGGCGGCGCGAGCACCATCGGTTCGACCGTCGCCTACACGCTCGCCGGATTGGCACCGACCGTCGACGTCTCGCTCGTCGACATCAACGAGGGTGCCGCGTGGGCGCACGCGAAAGACGTCTCCCACGCGAGTTACCACTTCTCGAACGCGCCCGGAGAGACGGTTTCCGGCGACGATATCGGGACTGTGCAATCCGCGACCCCCGACGACCTGGCGGACCTGGACCCGGATCTCATCGTGTTCAACGCCGCAGCGCCGCAACCGGAGGACGCGACCGACCGCGGCGCGCGGGATGCCGAACTCGACCGGAACCTCTCGATCGTCGAAGACGTCGCCGAGGACCTCCGCCCGCTGGATCCGACGCCCCTGCTCGTCGTGACGAACCCGATCGACCGCCTCGTCTATCAGTTCTACTCGCTTCTGGAGTGGCCGCGCCGCTGCTTCCTGGGGTACTCGCTCTCGGAGACGGCCCGCGTCGCCGACGCGCTCGGGTCGGAACTGGGCGTGCACCCCAACGACGTCTACTGTCCGATGATGGGCGAGCACGGCGAACACGTCGTCCCGATCCTCTCGCGGGCGCGCGTCGGCGGCGACGCGGTAGCGACCGACGACCTCGACCGCGACGAGATCCGGGAGTACGTCCTCGACATCCCCTTCGACATCGCGAAGGAGCGCGGCGTCGACGAGACCTCCCGATGGGTGACGAGCGCCGGCGTCACGCGGGTGATCCGGTCGGTTATGGCCGGGTCGACCGCCGGCGGCGACGACCCGCGCGGGCGGCTCGGCGAGCCGTTCTGCCTCTCGACGCCCCTGGATGGCGAGTACGGGTTCGAGGATCTCGCGCTCAGCGTGCCGGTGGACCTCGACGAGGGCGGCGTCGACGAGATTCACGAGTGGGACCTCGCCGCCGAGGAAGCCGACGAACTCGCGGTCGCGGCCGATGCGGTTCGGACGGACCTCGAACGGATCGGCGCGAAGGGATACGACAGCTGA
- a CDS encoding ABC transporter substrate-binding protein yields the protein MMSFDSIRRRSFLKTGAAASTIGLTGLAGCSSITGSGTPELGLAFTVPVENFGSLFAIEELQDEVSNLGSAYELSVSRNESTPDSLNAMAAGEVDMALLTTVSYASAVRQEAVPGNISMIATDFWDAHPEWYGFTIFSGADSDITEIADLEGANVGVNARGTGTHAVLEKGIRQADLEFGTDAEIVELPFPTFVSAINDGRIDAGIFPALFAVAARAEGFTEVYKSQDLWDEAYPFAYTVASNNSLDENGDAIAAFGEDLDELVEYCYENRSEVVSLAAEHFELPEQVVDGFFLTNNDYYRQDITIDIERLQFAIDELVELGFVEESFDVGEYATNEYVPSN from the coding sequence ATGATGTCATTTGATAGCATCCGGCGTCGGTCGTTTTTGAAGACCGGTGCGGCGGCAAGTACCATCGGACTGACGGGACTCGCGGGCTGTTCCAGTATCACCGGCAGCGGAACGCCGGAACTCGGACTCGCCTTTACGGTCCCGGTCGAGAATTTCGGATCGCTGTTCGCGATCGAGGAGTTACAGGATGAGGTCTCGAACCTCGGGTCGGCGTACGAACTCAGCGTGTCGCGAAACGAGAGCACGCCCGACTCGCTCAACGCGATGGCCGCCGGAGAGGTCGATATGGCGCTTCTCACCACCGTGAGTTACGCCTCGGCAGTCCGCCAGGAGGCAGTCCCGGGGAACATCTCGATGATCGCAACGGACTTCTGGGACGCCCATCCGGAGTGGTACGGGTTTACGATTTTCTCGGGGGCCGACTCGGACATCACCGAAATCGCCGATCTGGAGGGCGCGAACGTCGGTGTCAACGCCCGCGGAACGGGGACGCACGCCGTCCTCGAAAAGGGAATCCGACAGGCGGACCTCGAATTCGGGACTGACGCCGAAATCGTCGAACTGCCGTTCCCGACGTTCGTCTCCGCGATCAACGACGGACGGATCGACGCCGGGATCTTCCCCGCGCTGTTCGCCGTCGCGGCGCGAGCGGAGGGATTCACCGAGGTGTACAAAAGCCAGGACCTCTGGGACGAGGCGTACCCCTTCGCCTACACCGTCGCGTCGAACAATTCGCTCGACGAGAACGGCGACGCCATCGCCGCGTTCGGGGAGGACCTCGACGAACTCGTCGAGTACTGTTATGAGAACCGCAGCGAGGTCGTCTCCCTGGCCGCGGAGCACTTCGAGCTCCCCGAACAAGTCGTCGACGGCTTCTTCCTCACGAACAACGACTACTACCGCCAGGACATCACCATCGACATCGAGCGCCTCCAGTTCGCTATCGACGAACTCGTCGAACTCGGGTTCGTCGAGGAGAGCTTCGACGTCGGCGAGTACGCGACGAACGAGTACGTCCCGTCGAACTGA
- a CDS encoding universal stress protein, translating into MTILTAVDGERIPSDAVARGEELATAFDVDHVVLHVMPQDVFEKFRSAASGSSGRSVTTPASYGSAEGSAHRQGSGEEYTVEDGERHATGVARDVVQGTLDDPEDTILKGRVGEPVEEILAEADRRGAQYLVIGGRKRSPTGKALFGSKTQSILLTADLPVVTVMSED; encoded by the coding sequence ATGACGATACTGACAGCAGTCGACGGCGAGCGGATCCCGAGCGACGCCGTGGCGCGAGGCGAGGAACTGGCGACGGCGTTCGACGTCGACCACGTCGTTCTGCACGTAATGCCGCAGGACGTGTTCGAGAAGTTCCGGTCGGCCGCGAGCGGGTCGTCGGGCAGATCCGTCACGACGCCGGCATCCTACGGCAGTGCCGAGGGGAGCGCGCACCGACAGGGATCCGGCGAGGAGTACACCGTCGAGGACGGCGAGCGGCACGCCACGGGCGTCGCCCGGGACGTGGTGCAGGGGACACTAGACGATCCCGAGGACACGATTCTCAAGGGTCGCGTCGGCGAACCCGTCGAGGAGATCCTAGCCGAAGCCGACCGGCGCGGCGCACAGTATCTGGTTATCGGCGGGCGAAAGCGCTCGCCGACCGGCAAAGCCCTCTTCGGGAGCAAAACCCAGTCCATCCTGCTCACGGCGGATCTCCCCGTCGTGACCGTGATGTCCGAAGACTGA